A genomic region of Providencia sp. R33 contains the following coding sequences:
- a CDS encoding TraR/DksA C4-type zinc finger protein: MADEIDVSQAESDFLLSLRLSKRKQYQGQSAVSCIDCGDQIPVARRMALPGVQYCVHCSERAELSGSR; the protein is encoded by the coding sequence ATGGCTGATGAAATTGATGTCTCTCAAGCTGAGAGTGATTTTTTGTTATCTTTACGACTGAGTAAGCGAAAACAATACCAAGGTCAAAGTGCCGTGTCTTGTATTGATTGCGGTGACCAAATTCCTGTTGCTCGCCGAATGGCGCTACCTGGTGTGCAATATTGTGTTCATTGTAGTGAGAGGGCCGAATTATCTGGTTCCCGATAG
- the traH gene encoding conjugal transfer pilus assembly protein TraH, with protein MRKGLIPVLCAALLNHTTAFANVNSDMNNFFNKLGFEGNATDARAWEGQAAGYATGGNLFLRSQVKQLQIASFTPPSINAGCGGIDAYLGSFSYMNSEQLQQFIKQMMTNGAGYLFDLALQTTVPELKSAKDFVQKMAADINSMNISSCQAAQGIIGGLWPTNTVASQKICQDIGGATSLFEDWAASRQGCTVGGQMNNAFNKAPENMKDQIMQNKNLMWEILAKSQFLSGDNELKELVMNLTGTLIFDAKGNVKSTIPKVNRQELIKTLMEGGTMTIEGCVSTVDCLELKSKKITIDSKNGLISMTKTMIEGIQGKLRSDEGLSAKEKGFIQSTSIPILKYLVDPMQLNIQANLLPALADYIAYDILLQYLQELIDQAKGAMGSRNYMEEAVKPLRENIAEASRQLESLQQMVNTKANVLIELERQMSYLRQQTSSQLQERFMQNTRFNIVNPEASK; from the coding sequence ATGCGTAAAGGACTCATTCCTGTGCTGTGTGCGGCATTACTCAACCACACGACGGCGTTTGCCAATGTGAATAGCGACATGAATAACTTCTTCAATAAATTGGGTTTTGAAGGCAATGCCACGGATGCCCGAGCTTGGGAAGGACAAGCCGCGGGGTACGCCACAGGCGGAAATTTATTCCTGCGAAGCCAAGTGAAGCAACTGCAAATTGCCTCATTTACACCGCCGTCGATTAATGCCGGTTGTGGCGGAATTGACGCATACCTTGGGTCTTTTTCTTATATGAACAGTGAGCAGTTGCAGCAATTTATCAAACAGATGATGACCAATGGTGCAGGGTATTTATTTGATTTGGCGTTGCAAACCACCGTGCCCGAGTTGAAATCGGCAAAAGACTTTGTGCAAAAAATGGCGGCAGATATCAATAGCATGAATATTTCATCGTGTCAGGCCGCACAAGGCATCATTGGTGGATTGTGGCCAACCAATACCGTGGCGTCGCAAAAAATTTGTCAAGACATTGGCGGGGCAACCAGCCTGTTTGAAGACTGGGCCGCATCTCGCCAAGGATGTACGGTCGGCGGGCAAATGAACAATGCGTTTAATAAAGCCCCTGAAAACATGAAAGACCAAATCATGCAAAATAAAAACTTAATGTGGGAAATCTTAGCCAAAAGTCAGTTTTTATCCGGTGATAACGAGTTAAAAGAATTGGTCATGAACCTCACGGGTACACTCATCTTTGATGCCAAAGGCAATGTCAAAAGCACTATTCCCAAAGTGAATCGTCAAGAACTCATCAAAACTTTGATGGAAGGCGGCACCATGACCATTGAGGGGTGCGTCTCTACCGTAGATTGTCTGGAGCTCAAAAGTAAAAAAATCACCATCGACAGTAAAAACGGCCTTATCTCGATGACCAAAACCATGATTGAGGGTATCCAAGGCAAGTTACGCAGTGATGAGGGGTTAAGTGCGAAAGAAAAAGGCTTTATTCAAAGTACCTCTATTCCGATTTTGAAGTACCTGGTTGACCCGATGCAGCTGAATATCCAAGCCAATTTATTACCCGCGCTCGCCGATTATATTGCTTACGACATTTTACTGCAGTACCTGCAGGAGTTGATTGACCAAGCGAAAGGGGCAATGGGCAGCCGAAATTACATGGAAGAAGCGGTGAAGCCGCTGCGGGAGAATATCGCCGAAGCCTCTCGCCAATTGGAATCTCTGCAGCAAATGGTCAACACCAAAGCCAATGTGTTGATTGAACTGGAGCGGCAAATGAGTTACTTGCGCCAACAAACGTCCAGTCAGCTGCAAGAGCGGTTTATGCAAAATACCCGATTCAATATCGTCAATCCTGAAGCCAGTAAATAG
- the mobF gene encoding MobF family relaxase produces the protein MLTVAPIANNAANYYTHEDNYYFLGNLEARWMGEGAKSLGLEGEVTKDQLGEILEGRLPNGQSLERMENGKNVHREGQDLTFSAPKSVSVLGLVLGDKRMIDAHNHAVEVALKEVESLASTRVMVEGKTSLEMTKNLVIAAFNHDTSREHDPLVHTHALVMNMTEHNGEWRTLSSDTQQKSGFSEAVYALQVSLGQIYRHALRERVESFGMQTHETGKNGLWEIVGVPVVPFSQRHYQIMDAVGHEASLKSRDVAALDTRQAKTTPEKSELLTDWFDRLDKNGFGPEERKAFYAEAEQRLAKGQMGDTSRDIQPDITRAVTDAIALLSDKQLSMTYSQVLAKTLGGLEARAGMIAQVREAIDVAIEQRQLIPLDEKKGLFTSSIHLMDELKLQQIATDMKQHNRTVSFQVRTETLSPVMEKVADSLPNIAIVASQGLGKAQRDGVLDGVTMAQSQGRDVAVMTLDATSAKAFTNDNRFATVPKMSLGDDQLLKPNSTLVVANAEKLSLKSALSLLESAQSANVQVLMMDSGGRKGTGNVLATLQDAGVPRFQGESSAVLTVKTAHIPDKNHRYAALAADYAQLHSDMKPVVAQVSGVREQKIVTDTIRQTLTERGMLSEKTVTVTQLKPVWLDSHSRKQIDSYREGMVMERWNADKKEVERYTIDRVTPETRSVTLLDSQGQKQVMKPQQFDGQWSAYQRQTMDIKQGEQLTILAKQNKLSARDRVTVTGFMPNAIMVNFNGKTHRIDVRDGVKADYGYVTAPGQQANDTGTVLLAASARDTQPTLLNTAARSGEHITVYTPLDKMETERRLSRSPVYQQARQLAGVEGVDSKAIEQAADKATEALLSKPEKALQQGMELAQESQVFFSRIDAIAKALPLHTALDSQSLGKAFDRLVAQKAIIPVTSGKGAAQQHYVTASTWEMEKQILTTILAGKGTQTPLMESVPDAVLEGLTEGQKAATTLILTTRDQFVGIQGYAGVGKTTQLKAVLKALNTLPETQRPEVIGLAPTHRAVGEMAAVGVKSQTLHAFLMDANQRQQQGEVLDFKNTLFLVDEGSMVGNKIMTEVLDVIGRGGGRAPISGDRAQLLSVDSGTPFSLAQDRSALTTTVVNEIVRQRPELRPAIEAIIAGNIQTAMDTMNRVTPDVVPRRAGAEHPEQSVINSGDKVITHILDDYRGRTVEAQKETLIVAQTNRDKDELNRGIHQILVEQGQLQGGKDVPILVR, from the coding sequence ATGCTAACTGTTGCACCGATTGCCAACAATGCGGCAAATTATTATACCCATGAAGATAATTATTATTTTCTCGGCAACCTTGAAGCTCGTTGGATGGGGGAAGGCGCTAAATCACTCGGATTAGAGGGGGAAGTCACGAAAGACCAACTGGGTGAAATCCTGGAGGGGCGCTTACCCAATGGTCAAAGTCTTGAGCGCATGGAAAACGGTAAAAACGTCCACCGCGAAGGGCAAGACTTAACCTTTTCGGCACCCAAGAGTGTCTCGGTATTAGGGCTTGTTCTGGGCGATAAACGCATGATTGATGCACATAATCATGCCGTCGAGGTCGCCCTGAAAGAGGTGGAGAGCCTCGCGTCAACGCGAGTGATGGTTGAGGGCAAAACCTCACTGGAAATGACCAAAAACCTGGTTATTGCGGCATTTAACCATGATACCTCTCGCGAGCACGACCCCTTAGTCCATACGCATGCCCTTGTGATGAACATGACCGAACACAATGGCGAGTGGCGTACCTTATCCAGTGATACACAACAAAAGAGCGGCTTCAGTGAAGCGGTTTATGCCTTGCAAGTGTCATTAGGGCAAATCTACCGCCATGCTTTACGTGAGCGAGTGGAAAGCTTTGGCATGCAAACCCATGAAACAGGCAAGAATGGATTATGGGAAATTGTAGGCGTGCCCGTTGTGCCGTTTTCTCAGCGGCATTACCAAATCATGGATGCGGTGGGGCATGAAGCCTCACTCAAATCTCGTGATGTGGCCGCCCTCGATACCCGTCAGGCGAAAACAACCCCTGAAAAAAGTGAATTGCTAACTGACTGGTTTGACCGCTTGGATAAAAATGGCTTTGGCCCTGAAGAACGCAAAGCGTTTTACGCTGAAGCCGAGCAGCGTCTTGCCAAAGGCCAGATGGGTGATACCTCTCGGGATATACAGCCCGATATTACCCGCGCCGTCACTGATGCGATTGCGTTACTCAGCGACAAGCAACTCAGCATGACTTACAGCCAAGTGTTGGCTAAAACGCTTGGGGGATTGGAAGCCCGTGCGGGCATGATAGCGCAGGTGCGTGAAGCGATTGATGTGGCGATTGAACAGCGTCAACTTATTCCACTGGATGAGAAAAAAGGGTTGTTTACCTCGTCCATTCATTTAATGGACGAGCTGAAGCTGCAACAAATCGCCACCGACATGAAGCAACATAACCGTACCGTCAGTTTTCAGGTGCGGACAGAAACCCTCTCGCCAGTCATGGAAAAAGTGGCGGATTCCTTACCCAATATTGCGATTGTGGCCAGTCAAGGACTGGGTAAAGCACAGCGGGATGGGGTATTAGACGGTGTCACGATGGCGCAATCACAAGGGCGTGACGTGGCGGTGATGACCCTTGATGCGACCAGTGCTAAAGCCTTTACCAATGATAATCGCTTTGCCACTGTGCCTAAAATGTCCCTAGGTGATGATCAACTGCTTAAACCCAACAGTACCTTGGTGGTTGCCAATGCCGAAAAACTGTCATTGAAATCGGCCTTATCTCTACTGGAAAGTGCGCAATCTGCCAATGTGCAAGTGCTCATGATGGACAGTGGCGGGCGCAAAGGCACGGGGAACGTGTTGGCCACCTTACAAGATGCGGGCGTTCCGCGCTTTCAGGGCGAATCTTCCGCTGTCTTGACGGTGAAAACGGCACATATTCCCGATAAAAATCATCGTTATGCGGCACTGGCGGCGGATTATGCACAGCTGCACAGCGACATGAAACCCGTGGTTGCGCAGGTCAGTGGCGTTCGGGAGCAAAAAATCGTGACCGATACCATTCGCCAAACGCTCACCGAGCGCGGGATGCTCAGTGAAAAAACGGTGACAGTGACACAACTCAAACCCGTGTGGCTCGACAGCCATTCACGCAAGCAAATCGACAGTTATCGTGAAGGCATGGTGATGGAGCGTTGGAATGCGGACAAGAAAGAGGTTGAACGCTACACCATTGACCGCGTCACTCCTGAAACTCGGTCGGTCACGTTGCTTGACAGTCAAGGGCAAAAACAGGTGATGAAACCGCAGCAATTTGATGGCCAATGGAGTGCGTATCAACGCCAAACGATGGACATCAAGCAAGGCGAGCAGTTAACGATACTGGCGAAACAAAACAAGCTTTCTGCACGTGACAGGGTCACGGTAACTGGGTTTATGCCTAACGCAATAATGGTTAATTTCAACGGTAAAACCCATCGAATTGATGTGCGGGACGGTGTCAAAGCCGATTATGGCTATGTTACTGCCCCAGGGCAACAGGCTAACGATACGGGCACTGTGTTATTGGCCGCATCAGCGCGGGATACACAGCCCACTTTACTTAATACGGCTGCACGCAGTGGTGAACATATTACCGTGTATACGCCACTGGATAAGATGGAAACCGAGCGTCGCTTATCGCGTTCGCCAGTCTATCAGCAAGCGCGGCAGTTAGCGGGGGTTGAAGGCGTAGACAGCAAAGCCATTGAACAAGCGGCCGATAAAGCTACGGAAGCGTTATTGTCTAAGCCCGAAAAAGCCCTGCAACAAGGCATGGAATTAGCGCAAGAGAGTCAGGTTTTTTTCTCGCGTATCGATGCGATTGCCAAAGCGTTGCCGTTACACACCGCGCTGGATAGTCAATCGCTGGGTAAAGCGTTTGACCGCTTAGTTGCCCAAAAAGCCATTATCCCTGTAACCAGTGGTAAAGGTGCCGCCCAGCAACATTACGTGACGGCCAGTACGTGGGAGATGGAAAAGCAAATCCTGACCACCATTTTAGCAGGCAAAGGAACACAAACCCCGCTGATGGAGTCTGTCCCTGATGCCGTACTGGAAGGGTTAACGGAGGGGCAAAAGGCCGCCACCACATTGATTTTAACTACTCGCGACCAGTTTGTCGGCATACAAGGCTATGCAGGGGTGGGGAAAACGACCCAGCTGAAGGCTGTTCTCAAGGCCCTGAACACACTCCCTGAGACGCAGCGACCGGAAGTGATAGGTCTTGCACCCACACACCGAGCGGTGGGGGAAATGGCCGCTGTGGGGGTGAAATCACAAACCTTGCATGCCTTTTTGATGGATGCGAACCAACGCCAACAGCAAGGGGAGGTACTGGATTTTAAAAACACCCTGTTTTTAGTCGACGAAGGTTCGATGGTCGGTAACAAAATTATGACTGAGGTGTTAGACGTGATTGGGCGCGGTGGCGGGCGAGCGCCCATTTCAGGGGATAGGGCGCAGTTATTGTCGGTGGACAGTGGTACACCTTTTTCCCTCGCGCAAGACCGTTCAGCACTGACGACTACGGTTGTGAACGAAATTGTGCGGCAAAGACCCGAGCTTCGCCCTGCCATTGAAGCCATCATAGCCGGTAATATTCAAACTGCGATGGATACGATGAATCGCGTGACGCCGGATGTGGTTCCCCGTCGCGCGGGGGCGGAACACCCCGAACAGTCGGTGATAAATTCAGGCGACAAGGTCATCACACATATTCTTGATGACTATCGCGGACGAACGGTTGAAGCCCAAAAAGAGACACTGATTGTGGCACAAACCAACCGCGATAAAGATGAACTTAATCGCGGTATTCATCAAATCTTAGTCGAGCAAGGGCAATTACAAGGGGGAAAAGACGTCCCGATATTGGTGCGTTAA
- the traD gene encoding type IV conjugative transfer system coupling protein TraD, producing MSSTKHITQGGQVFSYMLGMFMQVNKRISFWLILLFLIIFPIIFYFKVPLQEIKNGGLYWWLYLTAGGEKALYRVAPIYEVDFDGQLYRFTSEAILKDDYMIYAGNLALQELGLSLLWACIVIIVLFFVIYRVFHGLGKRQANDDVIGGRTLTEDIKSVRNLLHARREASPITFDGLPLKLNSEVQNMLMHGTPGSGKSNALNKLLIQLRKRGDMVIVYDKGCSLIKQHYNENIDKLLNPLDKRCENWDLWSECVTTPDFDSASNTLIPQSTSEDPFWTGSARTIFTTVASKLGADPKRSYNKLLRTLLAIDLKTLRAYVAGTEASNLMEEKVEKTAISIRGVLTNYVKALRYLQGIERNGKPPFAIREWMKTVNEPKKRHGWLWITSNEREHESLKPLISMWLSQAANTLLEMGDNRERRVWFIYDELISLHQLPNLPLILSQGRKFGGCFILGFQNKAQLNVTYGNDNADAMMDLLNTRFFFRSPDESIANWVRGQLGQTRKKVASEQYSFGPETVRDGVSFSKQQEDVDLVNYSDVQKLYDLTCYITLPGDYPVIKLAMKYEKLKVVAEEFIPRHVNDSLDQEIETEIDERLSMGALPDVVNQAIDSLISGKPIEAPIDTSQNNPVAEVAQPQPVAALTPNSVTEKPISIASETASSENLTESQGGREVVVDNLRVNTETGEVLGRTAEHEENPQDLYDSYTRMRQDEKEIVGDSHASHSNSSPNLDREHDNGWGKW from the coding sequence ATGAGTTCAACCAAGCATATTACGCAAGGTGGACAAGTCTTTAGCTATATGCTCGGCATGTTCATGCAAGTGAATAAACGAATATCTTTTTGGCTTATTCTGCTTTTCTTAATTATCTTCCCGATTATTTTTTATTTTAAAGTGCCACTGCAAGAAATTAAAAATGGCGGATTATATTGGTGGCTATATTTAACGGCAGGCGGTGAAAAAGCCTTATATCGCGTGGCGCCCATTTATGAAGTCGATTTTGATGGACAGCTTTACCGTTTTACGTCGGAAGCCATATTAAAAGACGACTACATGATCTATGCAGGTAATCTTGCACTGCAAGAACTGGGGTTATCTCTGCTATGGGCGTGTATTGTTATTATTGTGCTGTTTTTTGTTATCTACCGTGTCTTTCATGGATTAGGTAAGCGTCAAGCGAATGATGATGTGATTGGTGGGCGTACATTAACTGAAGATATTAAGTCCGTTCGTAACCTGCTTCATGCACGACGCGAAGCGTCACCTATTACTTTTGACGGATTACCTCTGAAGCTCAACAGTGAAGTCCAAAATATGTTGATGCACGGTACGCCAGGGTCAGGAAAGTCCAATGCCCTGAATAAATTACTTATTCAGCTCCGCAAACGGGGCGATATGGTGATTGTTTATGATAAAGGGTGTTCATTAATAAAACAGCATTACAATGAGAATATTGATAAATTACTGAATCCATTGGATAAACGGTGTGAAAATTGGGATTTATGGAGTGAATGTGTCACGACACCTGATTTTGACAGTGCATCCAATACCCTTATCCCTCAAAGTACTTCAGAAGACCCTTTTTGGACGGGCTCAGCGCGGACTATTTTCACTACGGTGGCCTCAAAACTGGGCGCTGATCCAAAGCGCAGTTATAACAAGTTATTACGGACGTTACTGGCCATTGATCTCAAAACGTTACGCGCGTATGTGGCGGGGACGGAAGCCAGTAACTTGATGGAAGAGAAGGTAGAAAAGACCGCGATTTCTATTCGCGGTGTTTTGACCAATTACGTCAAAGCCCTGCGTTACCTACAAGGAATTGAGCGTAATGGCAAACCCCCTTTTGCTATCCGTGAATGGATGAAAACCGTCAATGAACCGAAAAAACGTCACGGTTGGTTGTGGATCACCAGTAATGAGCGGGAGCATGAGTCACTGAAACCGTTAATTTCCATGTGGTTATCGCAAGCCGCAAATACCTTATTGGAAATGGGTGATAACCGAGAGCGCCGTGTGTGGTTTATCTATGATGAATTGATTTCATTGCACCAGTTACCGAATTTGCCCCTCATTTTGTCACAAGGCCGAAAATTTGGCGGTTGTTTTATTCTTGGCTTTCAAAATAAGGCGCAACTGAATGTGACGTATGGGAATGATAATGCCGATGCGATGATGGATTTGCTGAATACCCGTTTTTTCTTTCGTTCTCCCGATGAAAGTATCGCCAATTGGGTACGAGGGCAGCTGGGGCAAACTCGTAAAAAAGTGGCCAGCGAGCAATACAGTTTTGGTCCTGAAACCGTGCGGGACGGGGTGTCATTTAGTAAGCAGCAAGAAGATGTGGATTTAGTTAACTACTCCGATGTGCAAAAACTGTACGATTTAACATGTTATATCACGCTTCCTGGGGACTACCCTGTCATTAAACTTGCCATGAAATACGAAAAGCTGAAAGTCGTCGCGGAAGAGTTTATCCCCCGACACGTCAATGACAGCTTAGACCAAGAGATTGAGACAGAAATTGATGAGCGGTTAAGCATGGGCGCGCTCCCTGACGTGGTCAATCAGGCCATAGATAGCTTAATTAGCGGGAAACCGATTGAAGCACCCATTGATACCTCACAAAACAACCCCGTTGCGGAAGTTGCTCAGCCTCAGCCTGTCGCGGCCCTAACACCGAATTCAGTGACGGAAAAGCCTATTTCGATAGCGTCAGAAACCGCGTCATCGGAGAACCTGACGGAAAGCCAAGGGGGACGAGAGGTTGTTGTTGATAATCTGCGCGTGAACACCGAGACGGGAGAAGTATTAGGGCGAACCGCAGAGCACGAAGAAAACCCCCAAGACCTGTATGACAGTTATACACGCATGCGTCAGGACGAAAAGGAAATTGTGGGCGATTCCCATGCAAGTCATTCAAATTCTTCACCAAATTTAGATCGCGAACATGATAATGGTTGGGGGAAATGGTAA
- the traG gene encoding conjugal transfer mating-pair stabilization protein TraG, translating into MAVIDTVYVLGGGEYMMQVFNGVAALIGSDTWDSMFRIVLFISAVSVLMSFMKAHDPKELVKFAAIIILVSSVLLVPKRTVQIIDRTNPTGVYLVDNVPLGLAVPARFITSIGTSLTELYDMIFHTPDSLTYSKTGMLFGANLVGNLSDAMMVDGDLAELMGLYTKNCVIGDILINHKYSFQELMSSRDPYTLIFQKPSPLRGIIVPYGNTAAVGGSGVAQSGFWTCEDIAKHVLMPKLNIDTTTGGKTWNYMVKQVFGGRPDANVLYSNMMGDSYNFYYQGSETASQLMRSSVVMNALKNGISAYSAQSGDTASLVNLASTSSYNKMRLSWATSSQVAVSFVPILNTILLSLVIALFPIFILLAVIHSLSVKMLFNYIMSIIYLQSWPPMFAILNYATSFYLQGKTGGIDFNLANQASIQQMHSDIGLIAGWLSISIPFIAIAIVKGLGPTFAQAGNYLGTAINSSATSTSSQAADGTWSFNNMQTGNVAGNKWDTNASFRDGQMTRQLSSGASSTLTSSGQEVMDTSGAMSRLAVSIKGSNAAVSSLQQSAKHAEVQAMNAQKMNQHAVNSSWNILSQFHKQNGDSSTLSKQSDSGEGVNHQAAMEKVWSIAEAYGKANGITTQAAYNELMDNSSRGTVTAGTKGEVGLPLSGLTGLKGGLYGDANVSGSTGSSHGTQESSNESKDMRHDQNAQLQQQFREARDYFDRNSVTTGASQNDNEANSHIQQFAASLNVADTYHEQYALNKTKSQEYSDMASWAENNSAQIDRVFDQQFASFVRQYAPDRADELLGNTSDPMVAKEVDGLAKQFVDTNLLPKLKSDYASNHGKIESMDNTESSYRGMSEGDIRYQYDANNEVIQGLADDAGVKHNVKSSVEAKQNQIQGDIESTKEYIDKGQRPIQQKHAELKQEYQDKKQKHEEGLAKEKENQKLLPDHDNLKERVELQPTWPPTVAINNNKERK; encoded by the coding sequence ATGGCCGTGATAGATACTGTCTATGTGCTCGGTGGCGGTGAATACATGATGCAAGTATTCAACGGCGTTGCGGCATTAATAGGCTCTGATACGTGGGACTCGATGTTCCGCATTGTGTTATTTATTTCTGCGGTGTCAGTCTTGATGTCGTTTATGAAAGCGCACGACCCCAAAGAATTGGTCAAGTTTGCCGCCATCATTATTTTGGTGTCCAGTGTGTTATTGGTGCCTAAACGCACCGTGCAGATTATTGACCGCACCAATCCGACAGGCGTGTATTTAGTGGATAATGTCCCGCTGGGACTGGCGGTTCCCGCGCGTTTTATTACGTCGATTGGAACGAGCTTAACCGAACTGTATGACATGATTTTTCATACTCCGGACTCGCTGACCTACAGTAAAACAGGGATGTTATTTGGGGCGAACTTAGTTGGTAATCTCAGTGATGCGATGATGGTTGATGGGGATTTGGCTGAGCTCATGGGACTTTATACCAAAAACTGTGTGATAGGCGACATCTTAATTAACCATAAGTATTCGTTCCAAGAGCTGATGAGTAGCCGAGACCCTTATACCCTCATATTCCAAAAACCGAGTCCTTTGCGAGGGATTATTGTGCCCTACGGTAACACCGCTGCGGTTGGTGGAAGTGGTGTCGCCCAAAGTGGTTTTTGGACCTGTGAAGATATTGCGAAACATGTTTTGATGCCGAAATTAAACATCGATACCACCACAGGCGGAAAAACGTGGAATTACATGGTCAAGCAAGTCTTTGGGGGCAGGCCGGATGCCAATGTGCTATACAGTAATATGATGGGAGACAGTTATAATTTTTATTACCAAGGGTCGGAAACGGCCAGTCAATTAATGCGCAGTTCGGTGGTGATGAATGCCCTTAAAAACGGTATCAGCGCTTACAGTGCACAAAGTGGCGACACAGCCAGCTTAGTCAACTTAGCCTCGACGTCTTCATACAATAAAATGCGCTTAAGCTGGGCGACATCGTCTCAGGTCGCCGTTTCCTTTGTGCCGATATTGAATACGATTTTGTTGTCGCTAGTGATAGCGCTGTTTCCTATCTTTATCTTACTGGCGGTCATTCACTCATTATCGGTCAAGATGCTATTCAACTACATTATGTCCATCATTTACTTGCAATCGTGGCCACCCATGTTTGCTATTTTAAATTATGCGACCAGCTTTTACTTGCAGGGGAAAACGGGTGGTATTGATTTTAATTTAGCCAATCAAGCCAGTATCCAGCAGATGCACAGTGATATCGGGTTAATCGCGGGTTGGTTGTCCATATCGATACCGTTTATTGCCATTGCGATAGTCAAAGGCCTCGGGCCGACCTTTGCACAAGCGGGTAACTATTTGGGAACCGCCATCAACAGTTCTGCAACCTCCACTTCTTCACAAGCGGCGGATGGAACCTGGTCATTTAATAATATGCAAACGGGCAATGTAGCGGGCAATAAATGGGATACCAATGCCAGCTTCCGTGATGGTCAGATGACACGTCAATTATCCAGCGGGGCAAGCAGTACATTGACGAGCAGTGGTCAAGAAGTCATGGACACCAGTGGGGCAATGTCACGACTGGCTGTATCGATTAAAGGCAGTAACGCGGCGGTAAGTTCGTTACAGCAAAGTGCGAAACATGCCGAAGTGCAAGCGATGAACGCACAAAAAATGAACCAACATGCTGTGAACAGCAGTTGGAATATATTATCGCAATTTCATAAACAAAATGGCGACAGTTCAACCTTATCGAAACAAAGCGATAGTGGTGAAGGTGTCAATCATCAAGCTGCTATGGAGAAAGTGTGGAGTATTGCTGAGGCTTACGGTAAGGCCAATGGTATAACGACCCAAGCGGCCTATAATGAATTGATGGATAATTCATCAAGGGGAACCGTCACTGCAGGTACTAAAGGTGAAGTTGGTTTGCCATTAAGCGGTTTAACTGGATTGAAAGGAGGGCTTTATGGTGATGCCAATGTTTCTGGATCAACGGGCTCGTCACATGGCACGCAAGAATCCAGTAATGAAAGCAAAGACATGCGTCATGACCAAAATGCACAATTACAACAGCAATTTAGAGAAGCAAGAGATTATTTTGACCGCAACAGCGTGACAACCGGTGCGAGCCAAAATGATAACGAAGCAAATTCCCATATCCAACAATTTGCTGCCTCCCTCAATGTCGCTGATACGTATCATGAACAATATGCCTTGAATAAAACGAAGAGCCAAGAATACAGTGATATGGCGAGCTGGGCGGAAAATAATAGCGCACAAATCGACCGTGTCTTTGACCAGCAATTTGCCAGTTTTGTTCGCCAATATGCGCCTGATCGTGCCGATGAATTACTGGGTAATACCAGTGATCCGATGGTCGCCAAAGAAGTGGATGGTTTGGCAAAACAGTTTGTCGATACCAATCTTCTTCCGAAATTGAAATCAGATTATGCAAGCAACCACGGCAAAATTGAATCCATGGACAATACGGAATCGAGCTATCGTGGGATGTCAGAAGGGGATATTCGCTATCAATATGATGCCAATAATGAGGTTATTCAAGGTTTAGCGGATGATGCGGGGGTTAAACACAATGTGAAATCGAGTGTCGAGGCGAAACAAAATCAAATTCAGGGGGATATTGAATCCACCAAAGAATACATTGATAAAGGTCAACGCCCTATCCAACAAAAACACGCTGAACTGAAACAAGAATACCAAGACAAGAAACAAAAACACGAAGAAGGACTTGCTAAGGAAAAAGAAAATCAAAAATTACTGCCCGATCATGATAATTTAAAAGAGCGGGTTGAATTGCAACCGACTTGGCCACCAACCGTTGCCATTAACAATAATAAGGAGCGTAAATGA